The segment CACATGCTCCAAATGTAATTATGGAAGACAAGTGTTCTTGTCCAAACAACTGTGGATTATGTTCAAATCACTTGTCACACAGTGGATTGGCAAACATGATTGTTACAAATAGATGTGACCTTACTTGCTGGTATTGTTTCTTCTATGTCAAGAAAGGACTAGAAGGTGCTTACATGTATGAACCAAATCATGATCAAGTAAGAGGAATGATGAAAACATTAAGATCAGAAAGACCAATCCCAGGAAACTCTATGCAAATTACTGGTGGTGAACCAATGCTTAGAGAAGATATTGCAGATTTAATCAAAATTATGAAAGAAGAAGGTGTTGAACATATTCAAATGAATACAAATGGAATTCGACACGCAATGGATCCAGAAGCAGGACGTGAAGTAAGAATGGCAGGCTGTAACAACTTGTATCTTAGCTTTGACGGTGTAACTGCAAGAACAAATCCAAAGAACCACTGGGAAATTCCATATGCACTAGACACTTGTAGAAAAACCGGAACAACTGTTGTATTTGTTCCAACTGTTATCAAATCAATTAATGATCATGAATTAGGAGGAATTATCAGATATGCACAAAAGAACTTGGACGTTGTTCATGCAGTAAACTTCCAACCAGTATCACTAACTGGAAGAATGGGAAAATCAGAACGTGAAAAATATAGAATCACAGTACCTGATTGTATACAAAGAATCGAAGAACAAACTGAAGGTCAAGTTACTGTTGATGATTGGTATCCAGTACCAAGTTGTATGCCATTGACAAACGTAATTGAAGCATTTTCAAGTAAACCAAAATACGAATTATCTATTCACTTTGCATGTGGAGCAGGAGCTTATGTGTTCCAAGATGCAGACACCAAGAAACTTGTCCCAATGACAAGATTCTGTGATATTCAAGGTATGTTAGAATTGTTTGAAGATAAAGCAGAACAAATTCGTTCTGGTGCAAACAAGTACTTTACAATGCTTGAAGTTGTAAGAAAACTCAAAGGATTCATCAATAAAGAAAACCAACCAGCCGGATTAGACTTGGCAAAGATGTTTGGAAATATCTTGATGAAGAGATCATTTGAAGCAGTAGGTTCATGGCACGTCAAAGGCCTATTCTTAGGAATGATGCACTTCCAAGACAAATACAATGAAGATTTAGAAAGATTACAAAGATGTGATATTCACTATGTTACTCCAGACCTTAGAATTATTCCATTCTGTGCATTCAATGTAATTCCAGAATGGTACAGAGACAGAATCCAAAAGAAATATTCTATCACTGTTGAGGAATGGGAACAACGTGAAGGTGTAAAACTTGAAGACGGTCTTTACAGAGGTCTTATGAGAAGAGGTGCAGGTGACGAACTTGCAGCAGGATGTGCAAAGAGTGAGATGTTCCACCAAGCAGAACAAGCAATGGGCGCTCAATAATTAATTTTCAAAAAAACATTCTAACTATAGTTATTTGAATAGAAATTATTCCAACAATAGTATAGCCCTCGTTCGTATGTATTTGGAACTCTTTTGTATGTAATGTGGCAACCTATGTCTGCAATACTCCAATGTGCTTTTCGAGGTCCTTGTAAAATCCATCTTAATAATCTATTATCGAGAGTCATCATCAAAAATTGATTAAATTTTTGAATTTCTTTTGCAGTACATATCTCATAACCATTTCCATTACAAGAAATTATAGCAAATGAATTATCATTAATTTTTAGAATTATTTTAGTTTCAGATATCCAATTGATACTTTTTCTTGTCTTCTCAAAGTTTTCATAACAAATTGGCAATAATTTAATTAAATCTTGTTCAGATGGAATGGGTTCATCTTCATATTCATATCTCTGTTTTGAAAATACAGAAGAAACAAAATTAGATTTCTCATCAAAATCGACAGGAATGAATTCCTGTGATTGTTTCCCTGTTGAAATATCAAAATTACATTCATGATTTAACACAACGCACTTTGATTCATTTTCTGGAATATTTTTTACAAGATATTCGTATGCTTGTTCTAATTCTGGTTCTCCACGATATTTGTTAAGATCTACATTCTTTCCTGTTAGTGTATAACGTCCTGCAAAGGGCATAAAATGTCTAGGTTTGAATAAATTTACATATTGTAGTGTTGTTTGCAATTTTTTTTCTTGTTTAATGATGGCCTCATTCATTTTTTCTGATTTATCTAAATCAAAACATTGAGGATATGATGATGCTTTCACATATCCCACCAAAAGAAAATCAATCTTTGTATACATTTGTTTAACTTTCAACGATGTTTTCTCTGCAATTGGAAATGGGCAATCATTTGTGTTTACAATTACTTCGTTACCGTTATCAATTATTGATAGTGTATCTATCTGTGTTGTTCCGTAATTCTTTTCTAAAACATTACATCCCATCAATTTTCCACAAATTTCTGGATTACAATCATCTGCTGCTAAAACATTGATGTGAACATTTTCTTTTAATTTCGTTCTTTTATTATGTTCTAATTCTATTACATCGAATCCAAGATTTTCGAGAAATGATTTAAGAAATTTTTCAGGAAACTTGTGAATGATAATTGGAATTTTCTTATTTAACTTCGATAATGTAGATGAACTACAATGATCTGGATGGATGTGACTAATATGAATAAAATCCACATCATCAAATATTTCTGGTCTAAAATCATATGGAGGATAAATTCCCCATGAGCCGAAATATTCTTCTCCATCTAACCAAGGATCACATAAAATTTTGACATTTTTGTCCTCAATTAAGACAGATGCAGAATTTAGATATGTTATCTTCACTTTTTTTAATTAAAATTTTAGATATTAAAATTAATCATATGAAATGTATACAAGAGCTTAAAAACTCACTTGTTAAGAAATTTCAAAATGAAATTCTTATTCATCTCACCTAGATTCTCTGGTGGAATTGGTGGTCATGCTGCAATGTTAGCTGAGCAATTAACTAAAAATGGTCATGAAGTCAAAAAAATGGAAACTACTCATATTCCGATAAAGAATATGAAAAACCCAAGCTTTGCTGTTTTAAGTAGCTTGAAGAGTATGTTTGATAGGGAATTCTACGACATAGTTCATGGATTTAACATTCCATCAGCATATGCAATGAAATATGCAAAAGGAAAAAAGAAAGTTCTATCAGTTCATGGGGTATTTAGTGATCAGGTTGATACATTACATTCAAAATCAGTTTCATCTATTGCAAAAAATGCACAATCACAGGTTTTACAATGGCCTGATAAATTAACTACAGACTCAAAAGCAACGCAAAAACTATACAAAGAAAAATTTGATATTGAATTTGAGTATTTACCGTCACCTTTGGATACAACCATGTTTAATAAAATTGGCTCTGTTAAAAAAATTAAAAATCAAATAGCATATGTTGGACGTGATAGTCGTGAAAAAGGAATTGATATTCTAAAAGAGGCTGAATCAGAAATTAATGGAAATGTTGTATATTGTACTGATCGTTCATGGGAAGAAGCAATGCATATTATAAAATCATCAAGTATAGTTGTGGTTCCATCTAGAATGGAAAGTTTACCTACAACCGTTAAGGAGGCATTTTATCTTAACGTTCCAGTAATAGGAACTAATGTTGGAGGAATTCCAGAATTGATAAAAAATAATGAAACCGGAATTATAGTTCCACCTGAAAATCCATCTGAACTAGCACAAGCAATTAATGAATTATTATCTGACAGAGAAAAATCAGAAAAACTTGCTACTAATGGAAATACATTTGTAAAAAATAATATGACTTGGGATGTTATATTACCAAAATATGTTCAATTCTATGAAGATTTGTTAAAGGATTAACTGATAATCTTGTTCACATGTTCACAAATTTCTAAAGCTTGGTCATCTGTGAGTTGTGGATATGAAGGAAGAGACAATATCTTTTTTGAGAATTTTTCACTATTTGGTAATTCATATCCAAATTCTTGATAAATTAGCTGCTTGTGTATTGGTGTTTCATAATAAATAGCAGAACCTATTTGATTATCTGCTAACTCTTTACGTATTTCATCTCTTTTTTCATGTTTTATTACAATTTGATGATAAACTGATTTTCCATCTTTATTTTCAGGCAAAATACAATCTTGCACCAAATTTTTTCTGTAAATAGATACAATTTCTCTCCTTCGTGCAGTTTTTTCATCAAGATGTTTTAGTTGTACTCTCCCGATTGCAGCATTTACTGTGTTAAGACGCATTGTAAATCCTAGTTTATCAAACTCATTCTTTGTTTTTCTACCATTATCACGAATTGATTTAATTTTTAATACAATCTCTTCATCATCCGTGGTAGTCATTCCTCCATCTCCACCAACTGTCATGTTTTTTGTTGGATAAAATGAAAAACAACCTATATCACCAAGACTACCGACCTTTTTTCCTTTGTATTCTGCACCATGTGCTTGACATGCATCTTCTATAATTGGAATTTTTTGTTCTTCTGCAAACGATTTGACCGAATCAAAATCACAAGGATTACCATAAATATGAACAGGAATAATTGCATTTACATTATTTTCATTATTTGATAGATCTATACCTCCATCATCCATGTCAATATCTGTAAGAATTGGTTTTGCATTTGTCATTCTGATACAATTTGCTGAAGCGATGAATGAATTTGTTGGAGTAATGACCTTATGTGATTCTCCTATTCCTAATGCCATCAATGAAATTTGTAATGCACCATTTCCAGAACTAACAGATGCTGCATATTTTGTACCTGTATATTTTGCAAACTCTTCTTCAAACTTTGAGACACTTTCTCCACCTACAAATGATTCATTTCGTAATGCATGAATTGCAGCTTCTTCCATTTCGACTGTAAACTCTTGAATAAAAAATGGAATTTTCATACTAATTATATCCTATATTATGTTTTTTTAAGTGATTTAAAAAATCATTACAAATTTTATCCCAATTGAAATTATTTTCTACAAATTCTTTACCTTTCTTACCCATTTTATTTGCATCCTCTAAATTGTTTAATAATGTTGAAAGTTTTTCAAATAATTCCTTTGAACTATTTTTTTCAATTAAGAATCCTGTCTCTCCATCTTTCATCAATTCGGGAATTCCTCCAACATTAGTTGCAATAACAGGTTTTTCCATTAATTGAGCTTCCTGTAGAGTAAGTGGTGACATATCTATTCCACTGATTAATGTGTAAACATCAATTTCTGTTAAAAATTCTCTCACTTTATCTGGATATTCTAATGAGCCAAGCCAGTGAAAATTTTCATATTTTTCTAACAATGGAAGAATTTTATCTCTATAAACCCCATCTCCTGCCCAATAGAACTCCACATTAGGCATTTTCTCTAAAATTTCTGGTAGAATCATTAGTTCTTTTGTTTTTTCCCAAATTGTTGCACTTTGTAAAATTCCTACACATGGATGTTTTAATTCCATTCCTTTTTTTTGGAACCAATTATCTGAATTAATTCCTTGGTACATTGTTTCTATAGATTTTTTTTTATATCTTTTTTTAGTAACTTCTGAAAGATAATTACAAATTGGAAATATCATTTTTGAATCATTAAAACAAATTTCTCCTATTTCATCCCATTTATTTATGGCTATTTTCTTTCCTGCAGATTTGTATAATGTTTCTTTTGCCATAATCATTTCTGCCCAGTGATCACCTCTCAAATGAATTACCAATGGAATGTTAGTTTTTGATGCTTCTAATGCAAAGTGTCTTGTTCTGTCTACAAAAATAATATCTGGCTTAAATTCTTCAATTAAATTTTTAAATTTTTTATTTGAATTAAACCAATTTTTTACTTTTCTACTTGGAAATCCATCTGCGTAATCAGAATCCAAAATAACTTTACACGTTATTCCTTTTTCTTCTAAATTCTTTGCAAATTCCTTTAAATGAAAAAGCTTTGAACTTGATCCGCCAATCAATAATCTCATTTTATAATATCTCCGTTAACCACTTACGAAGATCTTTTTTTGGTTTCCAATTGAAAGATTTTACTGCTAATTTATTATCTGCTTGACTCATTTTTATATCTCCTTCGAGTGGAGCATCAAAAATCGGTTGCATTTCTAATCCTGAAACATCTATCATCATTTTTGCTAATTCTAATATTGAAATTGCATCTCCTGTTCCCACATTTACTAATAATTCTGTTTTGTGACTTTCCATGCATAATAAATTCATCATAACAACATCTTCCACGTAAATAAAATCGCGTATTTGAGTCCCATCACCAAAAATTATTGGAGGTTGTTTTTGATTTATTCTATCAATGAATTTTGTGATAACACCTGCATATTCAAGTGTTTGACCTTTTCCAAAAATATTGAAATATCTTAAACCAATAATTTTAGCTCCCATTTTTGAATATTTTTCAAATAAAAATTCGTCATCTAATTTTGTCTGACCGTATGGATTAATTGGATTTCTTTCTGAATCTTCATTGATAGGCATAGTTTCTTTATGTCCATAAACACTTGAACTACTTGCATATACTACTTTGAAATTATTTTTTTTCGCTAATCTGAATATATTTTCAGTCCCTATAACATTTACATCATGATATTCTTCTGGCCTGTCAAAGGAATCTTGTACAACTGTTAATGCTGCTTGATGAAAAACACCGTCAATATTCGAAAGAATTTTCTCTAAACTTGCATAATCTCTAATGTCAATCTCTTCAAATTGTATTTTTGATAGAACTGATTCTAAATTATCTTTTTTTCCTTTATGTAAATTGTCAATAACTATAACTTGATGCCCCTTTCTAACTAATAATTTAACTAGATAGCTTCCTACAAAACCTGCACCTCCTGTCACTACATATTTCAATTTATTTTCCTATTCCTAATGCAAAATATTCTGCATTCATATTTTTTTTAGAAAATATTCTTCTGCAATCAATAATTAATTTTCTTTTCATTAGTCTTATTGATTTATTGTTTATTTTTTCAAATTCTTTCCAATATGTCATAAATATTGCACATTGACTATTTTCTAAAGCACGAATCATAGAATCCTCGTATGTAATTTTTTTATCAAATATTTTTTTAGTATTATCTATTGCCTTAGGATCATAAATTGTTATATTTGCTTTCATTTTCAAAAGTTTTTTTATTAATTCAATTGATATGGAATCTCTCACATCATCTGTGTTTGGTTTAAATGCAGTACCCATAATTGTGATTCTTTTTGAAGAAATACCTTTCAGTTTCTTTTCAACTAATTTTATAATTTGTTCTAGTTGTTTTGTATTGATTTCTTCTACAGCATTAAGAAGTGATGGCTTTACTCCAATATCATTTGCAAAATTTATGAGTGCTTTCATATCTTTTGGAAGACATGAACCTCCATATCCTGGTCCTGCATTAAGAAATAATTTTCCAATACGTTGATCTAACCCAATTGTTTTTGAAATATCATCAATATTTGCTTCAGGAATATTCTGACAAATATTACTTAATTGATTGATAAAGCTAATTTTTGTTGCAAGAAATGAATTATTTGCATATTTGACCATTTCTGCAGTTTGATGGTTTGTAATTATTATTGCTGTATTTGGGTGTAATTTAGAAAAAAAGTGTTTGGCCTTTTTCATATATTTTGTATTGTAACCACCTAGAACTACTGCATGTGGAAATTTTGTATCTTTTATTGCACTAGTCTCTTGTAAAAATTCTGGGTTTGATATTAATCCAAATTCTTTACCAGCTTTTTTCTTCGAATTTTTTTCTAATATTGGTAAAATTACATTTTTCATAGTTCCTGGTGTTACAGTACTTTTGATAAAAATTATCTGATCTTTTTTATTTTTGTACATACTTTTACTAATTTTGGTAATCGATTTTCTTATCATAGAAAGATCAATTGCACCATTTGATTTTTGAGGTGTTCCCACAGCTACAAAAATAAAATCGCAATTTCTAACAAGAGAAAAATCATTACTTATTGTTAATTTCTTTTTTAATCCCTCTCTAAGTGTTTTTTCTAATTTGGGTTCAAAAAATGGTGGATTTCCTGCTGAAATTTCTTTACATTTCTTTATGTCAATATCTATTCCAATAGTTTCGTATCCTTTCGCGGCTAAAACACTAGTTAATGATAATCCAACAAAACCTAATCCAATAATTGCAATTTTCATATTTTTAAATCACTCTTCCAATAAATTATGCTTTCCTAAATGTAATATTTTGTGAATTTTTATATGATTCAACATTGCCTACGTCTATTTCATCTTCATTTTTATTTAATGGAATTGCGAGAACTTGTTTTTTTTCTTTAATTAAATTTTGTATTGCATCTGTTAGTTGAAATTCTTTACCTTTTCCTGGTTTGATTTTTCTCAAGCTTGAAAAAATATCTGATCGAAAATAATATAATGCTAAAATTCCAAAATTTGATTTTGGTTTTTCAGGTTTTTCTATTACTTCTTTAACTGAAAATAAATTATTTGATATTTTTTCTATTGTTGGAACCCCATATCGTTTAGGATCTATAATTTCTTTACAAAGTAGAATTGCTTTTGCTTCTGGATTTTTTTTTGCAACTTCAATTAATCTTTTAATGGGATGTTTTACTTTACTGAGAATGGCAACATCTCCTGCATGAACAATAAAATCTTCTGTACCAACATATCT is part of the Candidatus Nitrosopelagicus brevis genome and harbors:
- a CDS encoding UDP-glucose dehydrogenase family protein; this encodes MKIAIIGLGFVGLSLTSVLAAKGYETIGIDIDIKKCKEISAGNPPFFEPKLEKTLREGLKKKLTISNDFSLVRNCDFIFVAVGTPQKSNGAIDLSMIRKSITKISKSMYKNKKDQIIFIKSTVTPGTMKNVILPILEKNSKKKAGKEFGLISNPEFLQETSAIKDTKFPHAVVLGGYNTKYMKKAKHFFSKLHPNTAIIITNHQTAEMVKYANNSFLATKISFINQLSNICQNIPEANIDDISKTIGLDQRIGKLFLNAGPGYGGSCLPKDMKALINFANDIGVKPSLLNAVEEINTKQLEQIIKLVEKKLKGISSKRITIMGTAFKPNTDDVRDSISIELIKKLLKMKANITIYDPKAIDNTKKIFDKKITYEDSMIRALENSQCAIFMTYWKEFEKINNKSIRLMKRKLIIDCRRIFSKKNMNAEYFALGIGK
- a CDS encoding DegT/DnrJ/EryC1/StrS family aminotransferase: MKIPFFIQEFTVEMEEAAIHALRNESFVGGESVSKFEEEFAKYTGTKYAASVSSGNGALQISLMALGIGESHKVITPTNSFIASANCIRMTNAKPILTDIDMDDGGIDLSNNENNVNAIIPVHIYGNPCDFDSVKSFAEEQKIPIIEDACQAHGAEYKGKKVGSLGDIGCFSFYPTKNMTVGGDGGMTTTDDEEIVLKIKSIRDNGRKTKNEFDKLGFTMRLNTVNAAIGRVQLKHLDEKTARRREIVSIYRKNLVQDCILPENKDGKSVYHQIVIKHEKRDEIRKELADNQIGSAIYYETPIHKQLIYQEFGYELPNSEKFSKKILSLPSYPQLTDDQALEICEHVNKIIS
- a CDS encoding MBL fold metallo-hydrolase yields the protein MKITYLNSASVLIEDKNVKILCDPWLDGEEYFGSWGIYPPYDFRPEIFDDVDFIHISHIHPDHCSSSTLSKLNKKIPIIIHKFPEKFLKSFLENLGFDVIELEHNKRTKLKENVHINVLAADDCNPEICGKLMGCNVLEKNYGTTQIDTLSIIDNGNEVIVNTNDCPFPIAEKTSLKVKQMYTKIDFLLVGYVKASSYPQCFDLDKSEKMNEAIIKQEKKLQTTLQYVNLFKPRHFMPFAGRYTLTGKNVDLNKYRGEPELEQAYEYLVKNIPENESKCVVLNHECNFDISTGKQSQEFIPVDFDEKSNFVSSVFSKQRYEYEDEPIPSEQDLIKLLPICYENFEKTRKSINWISETKIILKINDNSFAIISCNGNGYEICTAKEIQKFNQFLMMTLDNRLLRWILQGPRKAHWSIADIGCHITYKRVPNTYERGLYYCWNNFYSNNYS
- a CDS encoding NAD-dependent epimerase/dehydratase family protein; this translates as MKYVVTGGAGFVGSYLVKLLVRKGHQVIVIDNLHKGKKDNLESVLSKIQFEEIDIRDYASLEKILSNIDGVFHQAALTVVQDSFDRPEEYHDVNVIGTENIFRLAKKNNFKVVYASSSSVYGHKETMPINEDSERNPINPYGQTKLDDEFLFEKYSKMGAKIIGLRYFNIFGKGQTLEYAGVITKFIDRINQKQPPIIFGDGTQIRDFIYVEDVVMMNLLCMESHKTELLVNVGTGDAISILELAKMMIDVSGLEMQPIFDAPLEGDIKMSQADNKLAVKSFNWKPKKDLRKWLTEIL
- a CDS encoding glycosyltransferase family 4 protein; translation: MRLLIGGSSSKLFHLKEFAKNLEEKGITCKVILDSDYADGFPSRKVKNWFNSNKKFKNLIEEFKPDIIFVDRTRHFALEASKTNIPLVIHLRGDHWAEMIMAKETLYKSAGKKIAINKWDEIGEICFNDSKMIFPICNYLSEVTKKRYKKKSIETMYQGINSDNWFQKKGMELKHPCVGILQSATIWEKTKELMILPEILEKMPNVEFYWAGDGVYRDKILPLLEKYENFHWLGSLEYPDKVREFLTEIDVYTLISGIDMSPLTLQEAQLMEKPVIATNVGGIPELMKDGETGFLIEKNSSKELFEKLSTLLNNLEDANKMGKKGKEFVENNFNWDKICNDFLNHLKKHNIGYN
- a CDS encoding sugar phosphate nucleotidyltransferase → MTKVVITAAGKGTRLLPFTKEMPKEMVPVFSKVSVNKKVVMPLLQYIYEQMYSMNFRDYCFVVGREKRSIEDHFTPHDAYLKEISGDYRKYMNSFYKKLENSHLVWINQNKPLGFGDAVKRTERYVGTEDFIVHAGDVAILSKVKHPIKRLIEVAKKNPEAKAILLCKEIIDPKRYGVPTIEKISNNLFSVKEVIEKPEKPKSNFGILALYYFRSDIFSSLRKIKPGKGKEFQLTDAIQNLIKEKKQVLAIPLNKNEDEIDVGNVESYKNSQNITFRKA
- the tes gene encoding tetraether lipid synthase Tes, with protein sequence MALIQISNQSSKTQGKKSTIRFTQSICPDCNMILDAEVFEREGKVFMSKVCPTHGETEELYFGSYDMYKKFSTYWVDGKGAHAPNVIMEDKCSCPNNCGLCSNHLSHSGLANMIVTNRCDLTCWYCFFYVKKGLEGAYMYEPNHDQVRGMMKTLRSERPIPGNSMQITGGEPMLREDIADLIKIMKEEGVEHIQMNTNGIRHAMDPEAGREVRMAGCNNLYLSFDGVTARTNPKNHWEIPYALDTCRKTGTTVVFVPTVIKSINDHELGGIIRYAQKNLDVVHAVNFQPVSLTGRMGKSEREKYRITVPDCIQRIEEQTEGQVTVDDWYPVPSCMPLTNVIEAFSSKPKYELSIHFACGAGAYVFQDADTKKLVPMTRFCDIQGMLELFEDKAEQIRSGANKYFTMLEVVRKLKGFINKENQPAGLDLAKMFGNILMKRSFEAVGSWHVKGLFLGMMHFQDKYNEDLERLQRCDIHYVTPDLRIIPFCAFNVIPEWYRDRIQKKYSITVEEWEQREGVKLEDGLYRGLMRRGAGDELAAGCAKSEMFHQAEQAMGAQ
- a CDS encoding glycosyltransferase family 4 protein encodes the protein MKFLFISPRFSGGIGGHAAMLAEQLTKNGHEVKKMETTHIPIKNMKNPSFAVLSSLKSMFDREFYDIVHGFNIPSAYAMKYAKGKKKVLSVHGVFSDQVDTLHSKSVSSIAKNAQSQVLQWPDKLTTDSKATQKLYKEKFDIEFEYLPSPLDTTMFNKIGSVKKIKNQIAYVGRDSREKGIDILKEAESEINGNVVYCTDRSWEEAMHIIKSSSIVVVPSRMESLPTTVKEAFYLNVPVIGTNVGGIPELIKNNETGIIVPPENPSELAQAINELLSDREKSEKLATNGNTFVKNNMTWDVILPKYVQFYEDLLKD